The Oceanisphaera avium genome includes a region encoding these proteins:
- a CDS encoding extracellular solute-binding protein yields MSRKFKLSTLALSSLLAFSPLSAYADLTIYNGQHKTATLALIDAFTEKTNIKVESRQGSSNELAHQIVEEGARSPADIIYTEESTPLIMLANKDLLAEIDEPALNNIPAEYRDADGYWVGLLARSRVMVYNKDLINADELPTSVYDLSDDKWKDKFAFIKTSGAFQKQLSAMIKIDGREKAKSWLESLKKNGKEYRNNKAAMDAVERGDIPFALINNYYWDNLAREQGADKLNSALYFMGTHDLGDLVTVSGAAILKSSKHQDEAQQFIAFATSEAGQQILTDNSAQYPLNPNVDTHGLKPFSELTPPNDTLDLGEYSDGKAAIELLQEVGLL; encoded by the coding sequence ATGTCTCGCAAATTTAAACTCAGCACGCTTGCTCTCTCTAGCTTGTTAGCTTTCAGCCCCCTAAGCGCCTATGCCGATCTCACTATTTATAACGGCCAACATAAAACGGCAACCCTTGCCTTAATCGATGCCTTTACCGAAAAAACCAATATTAAAGTAGAAAGTCGCCAAGGCTCAAGTAATGAACTCGCCCACCAAATTGTAGAAGAAGGTGCGCGCTCGCCGGCAGATATTATTTACACCGAAGAGTCTACGCCGCTCATTATGCTCGCTAATAAAGATCTGCTCGCAGAAATTGACGAGCCAGCACTTAACAATATTCCTGCTGAGTATCGTGATGCTGATGGCTACTGGGTCGGCTTATTAGCGCGTTCACGCGTAATGGTTTATAACAAAGACTTAATTAACGCCGACGAATTGCCTACCTCGGTATATGACTTAAGCGATGATAAATGGAAAGATAAATTCGCCTTTATTAAAACCAGTGGTGCTTTCCAAAAGCAATTATCGGCCATGATAAAAATTGATGGTCGCGAAAAGGCCAAGTCTTGGTTAGAAAGCTTAAAGAAAAATGGTAAAGAATATCGTAATAATAAAGCCGCCATGGACGCCGTAGAGCGCGGTGATATTCCTTTTGCTCTTATTAATAACTACTACTGGGATAATTTAGCGCGCGAACAAGGAGCAGATAAGCTTAACTCGGCACTGTATTTTATGGGTACTCATGACTTGGGTGATTTGGTCACTGTCTCGGGCGCCGCCATCTTAAAATCCAGTAAACACCAAGACGAAGCGCAGCAGTTTATCGCCTTTGCTACCAGTGAAGCTGGTCAGCAAATATTAACGGATAACAGTGCTCAATACCCGCTAAACCCCAATGTGGATACCCATGGCCTAAAGCCCTTCTCAGAGCTGACTCCGCCTAACGATACTCTGGACTTAGGCGAATATAGCGATGGCAAAGCGGCCATTGAATTGTTACAAGAAGTGGGTTTGTTGTAA
- a CDS encoding sensor domain-containing protein → MASSLLPAHALSEQALDHIELGVALFCSEQKVQFWNQWLVRYSGISAEHALGKRLNELFPSLPSVLLEAVTSGAKQGLSRVLSHQLHGQLLPLRSAKEQPVFHSVVLRPLAQANGEQALLMQVHDITNAIKRERHLKDKQQALHLAHRTQSEEKQFIDTVLETISALVVVTDTDGIIINMNRSAEWQSGFSQEQLVGQPLKMLLGLDSFKHLSDKPLASNEIKTFNCRMTNVLNEAIEVRWTVKAVKEDKDPLRYIIYTGQDVTERERADALLRLEREMLEMTAGNEQVEHILNHACLTLERQLESCRVAVLDITDDNTLRVRSGPQLSARFCEQLHQLANERLVRVLQIGLDAGQLQVFTVQPKGAHWQAWLDLAKEYKMAGCWLMPIQVNPARSQNLLAVFPRYKSNPCPHERMMIQRIGHLTALILERQQQQEQIKRLALQDSLTGLANRVLLGEQLQRSISRAKRHASGFALLFIDLNGFKEVNDTHGHDAGDALLAGLAQRLTQRFRATDCCARIGGDEFVVLLDEVASSAVAFSLAQSVLTLVAKPFIWGEQTLNVSASIGIGLFPEDGDSPAALLTRADNAMYQAKAQSKRTGQGCVMRIMND, encoded by the coding sequence ATGGCGTCTTCCTTATTACCTGCCCATGCATTAAGCGAGCAGGCGCTGGATCATATTGAATTGGGTGTCGCTTTATTTTGTAGCGAACAAAAAGTTCAATTTTGGAATCAATGGTTAGTGCGCTATAGCGGTATTAGTGCCGAGCACGCCCTAGGTAAGCGCTTAAATGAGCTATTTCCCTCGCTGCCGAGTGTCTTGCTCGAGGCGGTGACCAGTGGCGCTAAGCAAGGGCTATCTCGGGTGTTGTCTCACCAATTACATGGTCAATTATTGCCCTTAAGAAGTGCTAAAGAGCAGCCGGTGTTTCACTCTGTGGTGCTGCGCCCGCTTGCACAAGCCAATGGTGAGCAGGCGTTATTAATGCAAGTGCATGATATTACTAACGCCATTAAGCGTGAACGCCACCTTAAAGACAAACAACAAGCGCTGCATCTTGCTCATCGTACTCAATCTGAAGAAAAGCAATTTATTGATACCGTATTAGAGACCATTAGTGCATTGGTGGTAGTCACAGATACCGATGGCATTATTATTAATATGAACCGCAGTGCTGAGTGGCAGTCGGGTTTTAGCCAAGAGCAATTAGTGGGTCAGCCATTAAAAATGTTGCTCGGCTTAGACAGTTTTAAGCATTTATCCGACAAGCCCTTGGCCAGTAATGAAATTAAAACCTTTAATTGTCGCATGACCAATGTGCTAAACGAGGCCATTGAAGTGCGCTGGACCGTAAAAGCGGTAAAGGAAGATAAAGATCCACTGCGCTACATTATTTATACCGGCCAAGATGTGACTGAGCGTGAGCGCGCCGATGCGCTGTTACGCCTAGAGCGAGAAATGCTAGAAATGACGGCGGGCAATGAGCAGGTGGAGCATATTTTAAATCATGCCTGCTTAACACTGGAGCGCCAACTTGAGTCTTGTCGAGTGGCGGTATTAGATATTACCGATGACAATACTTTACGAGTGCGCAGTGGGCCACAGCTCTCAGCACGCTTTTGTGAGCAGTTGCATCAACTTGCGAATGAGCGCCTAGTGCGCGTATTACAAATTGGCTTAGATGCCGGCCAGCTACAAGTGTTTACCGTGCAGCCCAAAGGGGCGCATTGGCAAGCTTGGTTAGACTTAGCAAAAGAATACAAGATGGCAGGCTGCTGGTTAATGCCTATTCAAGTTAATCCGGCGCGTTCTCAAAATTTACTGGCGGTATTTCCCCGCTATAAAAGTAATCCTTGTCCTCATGAGCGGATGATGATCCAGCGCATTGGCCACTTAACGGCGCTAATTTTAGAGCGCCAGCAACAGCAAGAACAAATTAAGCGCTTGGCGTTGCAAGACTCCTTAACCGGTTTAGCAAATCGAGTGTTACTGGGTGAGCAGCTGCAGCGCAGTATTTCTCGGGCTAAACGCCATGCCAGTGGTTTTGCTTTATTATTTATTGATCTTAATGGTTTTAAAGAAGTGAATGATACCCACGGCCACGATGCAGGAGATGCGTTATTAGCAGGCCTTGCCCAGCGCTTGACTCAGCGATTTAGAGCCACCGATTGCTGTGCGCGCATTGGCGGCGATGAGTTTGTGGTGTTATTAGACGAGGTAGCCAGCAGTGCGGTAGCCTTTTCATTGGCCCAGTCGGTATTAACCTTAGTCGCTAAGCCCTTTATCTGGGGTGAGCAAACGCTGAATGTATCTGCGTCAATTGGTATTGGCTTGTTTCCAGAAGACGGCGACTCGCCGGCCGCCTTACTTACCCGCGCCGACAATGCCATGTATCAGGCTAAAGCGCAGAGTAAACGCACCGGCCAAGGCTGTGTGATGCGCATTATGAATGACTAA
- a CDS encoding paraquat-inducible protein A: MTTDVSLVESLLPTSTPSLTPNSAVKVSRRRLRVCHECDLLLALPRLKNGENAHCPRCEHQLVKRHTNAAERSLALALSTLIALALSVAFPFLSFNISGIGNRIELTDTAATLVSLHYPLIALSVLLTVIILPALYLCSLVWLSIGMIQQKKLPRSRRIARTLGYMTPWMMADVFVIGTLVSLIKIIGMADIELGLSFWTFCVYALLLLLTIQSVDRDWLWQYLDPHPKAPSQVHLGYSASLQGLAGCNICGLVNRVDNVAPGKKARCLRCDETLHPYQGVNVQATLALLFASLVMYLPANLYPIMITTSLGDTQASTILGGVLLFFQSGDWPIAIIILTASILVPVCKMLILLWLCYVARQPKAALTPLKRTQLYRITEFIGRWSMVDVFVVAILVALIRNGTLMSIEPGAAALSFTVVVVLTMLAAILFDPRSIWLHEAPPSIFYSSHSKEHPHV, translated from the coding sequence ATGACGACGGACGTCTCTTTGGTTGAGTCTTTATTGCCAACATCAACTCCCTCTTTAACCCCTAACTCTGCGGTTAAGGTCTCACGTCGTAGGCTGCGGGTCTGTCACGAGTGTGACTTATTATTAGCGCTGCCTCGCTTAAAAAATGGTGAAAATGCCCATTGTCCCCGTTGCGAGCATCAGCTAGTTAAGCGCCATACTAATGCCGCAGAGCGCAGCCTTGCATTAGCATTATCGACACTTATTGCACTGGCATTGTCGGTGGCCTTTCCATTTTTAAGTTTTAATATCAGCGGCATTGGTAATCGCATTGAGCTCACCGACACCGCCGCCACCTTAGTGAGTTTGCACTATCCCTTAATTGCGCTCAGTGTGCTGTTAACTGTCATTATTTTGCCCGCACTCTATTTATGTAGTTTGGTGTGGTTAAGTATTGGCATGATCCAGCAAAAAAAATTACCCCGCAGTCGACGTATTGCGCGCACCTTAGGTTATATGACGCCGTGGATGATGGCCGATGTGTTTGTTATTGGCACGCTGGTGAGCTTAATCAAAATCATCGGCATGGCCGATATTGAACTCGGCTTATCGTTTTGGACATTTTGCGTCTATGCCTTGTTATTACTATTAACCATACAGTCCGTAGACAGAGATTGGTTATGGCAATATTTAGACCCCCACCCCAAGGCACCAAGCCAAGTTCATTTAGGGTATTCTGCCTCTTTACAAGGGCTAGCAGGCTGTAATATCTGTGGCTTAGTTAATCGTGTTGATAACGTAGCGCCCGGTAAAAAAGCGCGTTGTTTGCGCTGTGATGAAACCTTACATCCGTATCAAGGCGTGAATGTACAAGCGACCTTGGCGCTGCTGTTTGCCTCTTTGGTGATGTATTTACCTGCCAACTTATATCCGATTATGATCACCACGTCTTTAGGCGACACTCAAGCGTCCACGATTTTAGGTGGTGTGTTATTATTTTTTCAAAGTGGCGATTGGCCTATCGCTATTATTATTTTGACCGCCAGTATTTTAGTGCCGGTATGCAAAATGCTTATTTTGCTGTGGTTATGTTATGTGGCTCGCCAACCTAAAGCGGCACTAACACCGCTTAAACGTACTCAGTTATATCGCATTACCGAGTTTATTGGCCGCTGGTCTATGGTGGATGTGTTTGTGGTGGCTATTTTAGTGGCCTTGATCCGCAATGGCACTTTAATGTCCATTGAGCCAGGGGCTGCTGCTTTATCCTTTACGGTGGTGGTGGTACTGACTATGCTGGCGGCCATTTTATTTGATCCCCGTAGTATTTGGTTACATGAGGCGCCGCCCTCTATTTTTTATTCATCCCACAGCAAGGAACACCCCCATGTCTGA
- a CDS encoding ABC transporter ATP-binding protein codes for MKKLIIDNVSKQFGEVAALNQVHLELEEGKMLAVLGPSGCGKTTLLRAIAGFETPTTGRIIINGQTVFGPQANIKPEHRKIGYVPQHGVLFPHLSVEKNISFGLQGEAFSSKAQISKRVLEMLKLVGMTGLGQRMPHELSGGQQQRIALARALAPSPSLVLLDEPFSALDTGLRIALREEVKATLNAIGATAIMVTHDQEEALSMADLVAVMRQGECVQVSDPVSLYKYPSDIKVAKFVGDAIVLSAKVSQGTIQSCFGPLALATEGVRDSQSATIMIRPEQFVLANSDEPHFSGCVQKTIYYGHDALVHVLTSDQAGAQEIQMRISGARTFMPGERLGLKIAGPVMAYE; via the coding sequence ATGAAAAAATTAATCATCGACAATGTGTCCAAGCAATTTGGTGAGGTTGCAGCGCTTAACCAAGTCCACCTTGAGCTAGAAGAAGGCAAAATGCTGGCCGTATTGGGGCCCTCAGGCTGTGGTAAAACCACCTTACTGCGCGCCATCGCCGGTTTTGAAACGCCCACTACTGGGCGCATTATTATTAATGGCCAAACCGTATTTGGCCCTCAAGCCAATATTAAACCTGAGCACAGAAAAATTGGCTACGTGCCTCAACATGGCGTGCTATTTCCCCATTTAAGCGTTGAAAAAAATATTAGTTTTGGCCTGCAAGGCGAAGCCTTTAGCAGCAAAGCACAAATTTCTAAGCGGGTGTTGGAAATGCTTAAATTGGTGGGCATGACCGGCCTAGGCCAGCGTATGCCTCACGAATTATCAGGCGGTCAGCAACAACGCATTGCGCTAGCTCGCGCCCTCGCGCCCTCGCCTTCTTTAGTATTACTGGATGAGCCATTTTCAGCCCTCGATACCGGTCTTAGAATCGCACTAAGAGAAGAAGTAAAAGCCACTCTTAATGCCATTGGTGCCACCGCTATTATGGTGACCCACGACCAAGAAGAAGCGCTGTCGATGGCCGATTTAGTGGCCGTTATGCGCCAAGGTGAATGCGTACAAGTCAGCGATCCTGTGTCTTTATATAAATACCCCAGCGATATTAAAGTGGCAAAATTTGTCGGCGATGCCATTGTCTTGTCAGCAAAAGTAAGCCAAGGAACAATTCAGAGCTGCTTTGGCCCTCTTGCCTTAGCCACTGAGGGGGTACGAGACAGTCAGTCCGCCACCATCATGATCCGGCCTGAGCAATTTGTACTAGCTAATAGCGACGAGCCTCATTTTAGTGGCTGCGTGCAAAAAACAATTTATTACGGACATGATGCCTTAGTGCATGTGCTCACGAGCGACCAAGCGGGCGCCCAAGAAATACAAATGCGCATCAGTGGCGCACGTACTTTTATGCCAGGAGAGCGCTTAGGCCTTAAAATTGCCGGTCCGGTGATGGCCTATGAATAA
- a CDS encoding ABC transporter permease — protein sequence MSSKAVIKQSRKPVPLGLMIPVILLVVLTSLPLLYIVLRAQEAGLSHAMSLIFRTRVYQLLLNTLQLLVTVTLISTLIGVASAWLIERTDLPKRKLFNALVTLPFAVPAFISSYSWISIFPQLEGFSGAVLVLTLCNYPLVHLPVAAALRGMDPALEETSRSLGFSRAQTFFKVLLPQLRPALLGGAILISLHMLAEFGALAFLNYETFTTAIFDQYYVAFDGASAAMLTLVLLILCVGVIGLEILLRGKHNHATQRQGSPGAQDQVILGWTKPWLLLAILLLITLAAGVPLAVIGYWLLSGSSSAFHGQEVLSALTTTLSFGFSGALLATVFALPLVFLAVRFQGRLANLAERLPYFIHSLPGLVIGLTLVFFAIRYAFFFYQTTPLLLIGYAMLFLPMAQSSIRATLMQIPPQLEEMARSLGKSAWRVFIRITLPLMAPGLGAGLALVFLQIMKELTATLLLRPTGIDTLATKVWEHTSNAEYGASAPYAALLILISGLPVYLLTMRSFTRNTA from the coding sequence ATGTCTAGCAAAGCTGTGATTAAACAAAGCCGAAAACCCGTGCCGCTTGGCTTGATGATCCCAGTCATATTATTGGTGGTGCTTACTAGCCTACCGCTGCTCTATATTGTGCTGCGTGCCCAAGAGGCAGGCCTTAGTCATGCCATGAGTCTTATTTTTCGCACGCGTGTCTATCAACTACTCCTCAATACCTTACAACTGTTAGTAACAGTGACGCTCATTAGTACCCTGATAGGGGTCGCCAGTGCTTGGCTGATAGAGCGCACCGACTTGCCAAAACGCAAACTGTTTAACGCGCTAGTCACTCTACCCTTTGCGGTGCCCGCTTTTATTAGTAGCTATAGCTGGATATCTATTTTTCCTCAACTAGAGGGTTTTAGCGGCGCGGTATTGGTATTAACGCTATGTAACTATCCCTTAGTGCACTTACCCGTAGCTGCCGCCTTACGTGGCATGGATCCCGCGCTCGAGGAAACGTCTCGCTCTCTTGGCTTTAGCCGCGCTCAAACCTTTTTTAAGGTGTTATTACCTCAGTTACGCCCAGCGCTGCTTGGCGGCGCTATTTTGATCTCTTTACATATGCTGGCTGAATTTGGCGCCTTAGCTTTTTTAAATTACGAGACCTTTACTACGGCTATTTTTGATCAATATTACGTGGCCTTTGATGGCGCCTCAGCGGCCATGCTCACCTTGGTATTACTAATATTGTGTGTAGGCGTCATTGGCTTAGAAATATTACTAAGAGGCAAGCACAACCATGCCACTCAGCGCCAAGGTAGCCCAGGCGCACAAGACCAAGTTATCTTAGGCTGGACCAAACCTTGGCTGCTACTGGCAATATTATTATTAATCACGCTGGCCGCCGGTGTGCCGCTTGCGGTAATCGGTTATTGGCTACTAAGTGGTAGCTCCAGTGCTTTTCACGGTCAAGAAGTATTAAGTGCATTAACCACCACCTTAAGTTTTGGCTTTAGCGGCGCCCTACTCGCTACTGTGTTTGCACTGCCATTAGTTTTTTTGGCGGTACGCTTTCAAGGCCGATTAGCTAATTTGGCTGAGCGCCTGCCTTATTTTATTCATAGTTTGCCAGGATTAGTGATTGGCCTAACATTAGTATTTTTTGCTATTCGTTATGCCTTTTTCTTTTATCAAACCACACCTTTATTATTGATAGGTTATGCCATGCTATTTTTACCCATGGCGCAATCGTCAATTCGTGCCACTTTAATGCAAATTCCGCCCCAACTAGAAGAAATGGCGCGCTCTTTAGGTAAGTCAGCATGGCGAGTTTTTATACGCATTACCTTGCCTTTAATGGCACCGGGCCTAGGAGCGGGGTTGGCACTGGTATTTTTACAAATTATGAAAGAATTAACCGCCACTTTATTGCTACGCCCTACCGGCATAGACACGCTGGCGACCAAAGTGTGGGAGCATACCTCAAATGCAGAGTACGGTGCCTCGGCGCCTTATGCGGCGCTATTAATTTTAATCTCAGGTTTGCCGGTTTATTTGCTGACCATGCGCTCTTTTACCCGTAACACCGCCTAA
- a CDS encoding chemotaxis protein CheC encodes MNGLLTADEHDVVVELMNIGIGRAASALSHMVQDEVLLSVPKLQFLSPSQANASFCQTLPHLLAGVTQDFSGFMSGRAALLFPEDRSLELVRVILGEDMSADEISELEQETLGELGNILLNNCLATLANLLNQQIHTDLPRVFNVNTAQLLTQLSPQENTDNTSFIMLVQIKFNLRKNDLQGYLAFLIDVDSAEVFVNALRNYLAECS; translated from the coding sequence ATGAATGGCTTATTAACCGCCGATGAACATGATGTGGTGGTGGAATTAATGAACATTGGCATTGGCCGGGCGGCCAGTGCTTTGTCACACATGGTACAAGATGAAGTCTTGTTATCGGTGCCTAAATTACAGTTTTTAAGCCCCAGCCAAGCCAATGCCAGCTTTTGCCAAACCTTGCCGCATTTATTAGCCGGCGTTACCCAAGATTTTAGCGGCTTTATGAGTGGGCGCGCCGCCTTATTGTTTCCAGAAGATCGCAGCCTAGAGTTAGTGCGCGTGATCCTTGGTGAAGATATGTCAGCGGATGAAATCTCTGAGCTAGAGCAAGAGACGTTAGGGGAGCTGGGTAATATTTTGCTTAATAATTGTTTGGCGACCCTTGCAAACCTATTAAACCAACAAATTCATACTGACTTACCGCGAGTCTTTAATGTAAACACCGCTCAACTATTAACGCAGCTATCGCCCCAAGAAAATACCGATAACACTTCTTTTATTATGTTGGTACAGATTAAATTTAACCTTAGAAAAAACGATCTGCAGGGCTATTTAGCATTTTTAATTGATGTTGACTCAGCCGAGGTGTTTGTAAATGCATTGCGCAACTATTTAGCTGAGTGCTCATAA
- the tus gene encoding DNA replication terminus site-binding protein — protein MSESSHPIFTLAAELRQVFSELEHAHHGLNDWLLSFNNRKLVQARCFALPPIAMGEEHEPITQIMVEPLVGEPALAAALSAYQQWFIQPHHSTKASFRLPGLLLLPSEFKTELAHHINQINHLKSEFKARVQSAGTRDQKYALVHHTLPGLITLHVYRHLVLLPHDASRLGFTWANKQIIKKIDKEALVQQLMAARHTPPPLTDALTWQQCVDREIYDIKRLPASTELRLRRPVKTHPMVNVRWQEDITPRQQQVKAHLPLLLCQDELPAITELGNYPPAQVRTRRAATITDEPVIPRLHIYPYQPKS, from the coding sequence ATGTCTGAGTCTAGTCACCCCATTTTTACTCTTGCAGCCGAGCTGCGCCAAGTATTTAGCGAGCTAGAGCACGCCCATCATGGCCTTAATGATTGGCTGCTCAGCTTCAATAATCGCAAGTTAGTTCAGGCTCGCTGCTTTGCGCTGCCTCCCATTGCCATGGGAGAAGAGCATGAGCCTATCACTCAGATTATGGTAGAGCCATTAGTTGGCGAACCCGCGCTAGCAGCGGCGCTAAGTGCTTATCAGCAGTGGTTTATTCAGCCTCACCATTCGACTAAAGCCAGCTTTCGCCTGCCAGGCCTGTTGCTACTTCCTAGCGAATTTAAAACTGAGTTAGCTCACCATATTAACCAAATCAATCACTTAAAAAGTGAGTTTAAAGCGCGGGTGCAAAGCGCGGGCACGCGGGATCAAAAATACGCCTTAGTGCACCACACGCTGCCTGGGTTAATTACGCTGCACGTCTATCGCCATTTAGTGCTCTTGCCCCATGATGCCTCACGGTTAGGGTTTACGTGGGCGAATAAACAAATTATAAAAAAAATAGATAAAGAGGCGTTGGTACAGCAATTAATGGCTGCTCGTCACACGCCTCCCCCGCTCACCGACGCGCTAACATGGCAGCAATGCGTCGATAGAGAAATCTATGATATTAAACGCTTACCTGCGAGTACCGAGCTGCGATTACGCCGCCCCGTAAAAACTCATCCTATGGTGAATGTGCGCTGGCAAGAAGACATAACACCGCGCCAACAACAAGTTAAAGCTCATTTGCCACTGTTACTGTGCCAAGATGAATTACCCGCTATCACCGAGCTTGGCAATTATCCGCCTGCCCAAGTGCGCACCCGCCGCGCCGCCACCATTACCGATGAGCCGGTGATCCCCCGTTTACATATTTATCCCTACCAACCCAAAAGCTAA
- a CDS encoding amino acid aminotransferase — protein MFEKVTAAPADPILGLTDIFRNDPRAHKINLGVGIYKDEAGQTPVLRCVKKAETRLVNEQTTKNYLSIEGVHAYADVVQKLLFGEHAAIINEQRARTAQSPGGTGALRIAGEFIARQLDTTTVWISNPTWANHRAVFSASGLEVKEYSYYDAERKDLDFDAMLADLTHAKAGDAVLLHGCCHNPTGIDPTPAQWEQLAKLSAENGWLPLFDFAYQGFGQGIDEDAYGLRVFAEHNVELLIASSFSKNFGMYNERVGAFTLVAKDADTANTAFSQVKTIIRAIYSNPPAHGANVIAMIAEDPALYADWLAELAEMRERIQEMRSLFVEKLAERGVSRDFSFIARQNGMFSFSGLNKEQVARLREEFAIYIVGSGRISVAGITKDNIDALCDGIATVL, from the coding sequence ATGTTTGAAAAGGTCACAGCTGCACCGGCCGACCCTATTTTGGGCCTCACCGACATTTTTCGTAACGATCCTCGTGCCCATAAAATTAACTTGGGCGTGGGCATTTATAAAGACGAAGCCGGCCAAACACCTGTGCTGCGTTGCGTAAAAAAAGCCGAAACACGCCTCGTTAACGAGCAAACCACAAAAAACTACTTAAGCATTGAAGGCGTTCACGCTTATGCGGATGTAGTACAAAAATTATTATTTGGCGAACACGCCGCCATTATTAACGAACAGCGCGCTCGCACCGCTCAATCTCCCGGTGGCACGGGGGCGCTGCGCATTGCGGGGGAATTTATTGCCCGCCAGCTCGATACCACCACAGTGTGGATCTCTAACCCCACTTGGGCTAACCACAGAGCCGTATTTAGTGCTTCTGGCTTAGAAGTGAAAGAGTACAGCTATTACGATGCTGAGCGTAAAGACTTAGACTTTGATGCCATGCTAGCGGATTTAACCCATGCCAAAGCGGGCGATGCGGTGTTATTGCACGGTTGCTGTCATAACCCGACCGGTATTGATCCCACTCCTGCACAGTGGGAGCAATTAGCTAAGCTATCGGCGGAAAATGGCTGGTTACCCTTGTTTGATTTTGCCTACCAAGGCTTTGGCCAAGGCATAGATGAAGATGCATATGGTTTAAGAGTATTTGCCGAGCATAATGTCGAGCTATTAATTGCGAGCTCATTTTCTAAAAACTTTGGCATGTATAATGAACGCGTAGGCGCCTTTACCTTAGTAGCAAAAGACGCAGACACCGCCAATACCGCTTTTAGCCAAGTAAAAACCATTATTCGCGCCATTTACTCTAACCCGCCAGCGCATGGTGCTAATGTGATTGCCATGATCGCCGAAGACCCTGCTTTATATGCAGACTGGTTAGCCGAGCTTGCTGAAATGCGCGAGCGAATTCAAGAAATGCGCAGCCTCTTCGTAGAAAAATTGGCTGAGCGCGGAGTGAGTCGCGACTTTAGCTTTATTGCCCGTCAAAATGGCATGTTCTCTTTCTCTGGCCTTAATAAAGAACAGGTAGCGCGCCTAAGAGAAGAGTTTGCCATTTATATTGTTGGCTCTGGGCGCATTAGCGTGGCGGGGATTACCAAAGACAATATCGATGCCTTATGTGATGGCATTGCCACGGTACTATAA
- a CDS encoding response regulator transcription factor, translating to MTLSPIQTLLLVDDSKVARLSLIRQIKTLDAQFELIQASNADEALLLMKTGHADAALIDFNMPGRDGLELASELKASHPSMKMALVTANIQQPLVERAQRLGLTFLAKPTHITELAQFLGVRL from the coding sequence ATGACCCTTTCCCCTATCCAGACTTTACTCTTGGTGGATGATAGTAAGGTGGCGCGCTTGAGTTTAATTCGCCAAATTAAAACCTTGGATGCGCAATTTGAGCTTATTCAAGCCAGCAACGCCGATGAAGCTCTCCTGTTGATGAAAACAGGCCACGCCGATGCCGCACTGATAGATTTTAATATGCCAGGGCGTGATGGCTTAGAGTTAGCTAGCGAGCTTAAAGCCAGTCATCCTAGTATGAAAATGGCGCTGGTGACGGCAAATATTCAACAACCCTTAGTAGAGCGCGCACAACGTTTGGGTCTCACCTTTTTAGCTAAACCCACTCATATTACGGAGCTGGCGCAATTTTTAGGAGTGCGCTTATGA
- the hisIE gene encoding bifunctional phosphoribosyl-AMP cyclohydrolase/phosphoribosyl-ATP diphosphatase HisIE, translating to MPVIVQDSHSARVLMLGYMNQEALALTLASQQVTFFSRTKNRLWTKGESSGHYLQLVDISTDCDSDTLLATVKPIGPTCHLGHVSCFNEQIAPDLSFLAELEQVIASRKGADPSSSYTASLYASGTKRIAQKVGEEGVETALAATVHDQEELINESADLLYHLTVLLQQEGLQLSDVIAKLQERHR from the coding sequence ATGCCCGTTATTGTGCAAGATAGCCACAGCGCTCGAGTATTAATGTTGGGTTATATGAATCAAGAAGCGCTAGCTCTGACCTTGGCCAGCCAGCAGGTCACCTTTTTTAGTCGCACTAAAAATCGCCTGTGGACCAAAGGGGAAAGCTCAGGGCATTATTTGCAGCTGGTCGACATTAGCACCGATTGTGACAGTGATACCTTATTAGCTACGGTTAAGCCTATTGGCCCAACTTGCCACTTAGGTCATGTATCTTGCTTTAATGAGCAAATAGCGCCCGATTTAAGCTTTTTAGCCGAGCTTGAACAAGTGATCGCCAGTCGCAAAGGCGCCGATCCTAGCTCTAGCTACACCGCCAGCCTGTATGCCAGCGGCACTAAGCGCATCGCACAAAAAGTGGGTGAAGAAGGTGTTGAAACTGCGCTGGCGGCCACGGTGCACGATCAAGAAGAGTTAATAAATGAGTCGGCTGACTTACTTTATCACTTAACTGTCTTACTGCAGCAAGAAGGCTTACAACTTAGTGATGTGATAGCTAAATTACAAGAACGCCACCGCTAA